The genomic window ATCCTTCTCCATTAAGGATGACACCCATGGAATTCTCATAGTTTCCCTTATGCATATTTTCCCGGGTTTCATCTTTTCCAGAAACTCGtcattctgcaagatgaaataaaaatggcaAGTCACACTTCCATAGATTATTTCTCACCCTAGTCCCTGATTATTGACTCTGACCCATTCTCTACTTTTTTGCTCTTATTTGAGGAAAtagtggcccttctccttgcaaAGATCAAGTCTTATACCTAAACACATGATCCCATTTCCTCCTAACTCCTTCAGGAGCTTGCTCCATTGGTCATTAcctttctatctatcatctccaATATCTCTCCATTTATTCTCCTTAATCTCACTGCCTAAAAAGAAGCTAAGgtttatctcattaaaaaaacccACCACTTGGTTCACCATATCTTTAAGCATCTGGCCCTTATCgcatttttgtttttaccagTTCTTAAATCATCTGTGGTCTAGAGTTTAGTCAaggattattaatttttttttgtgccaTGGCCCGCTTTAGCATTCTGGTGAAGCCTTTctcaaaaaatgcttttaaatgcataaaatgaaatatatagatGACGAAGGAAATCGATTATATTGAAGTATAAttatcagaatattaaaaaacaaaacaagttcatggatcccaggttaagaaccttattctattttctcaccATCCAACCCTTTTCCTCAATAATACATTGtgatctggcttctgacctcaccaCAACTGGTATTGCTTTCTCCAAGGTTACTAACAATCTCTTGACTGCTTCATCtgatagccttttctcagtcctggGCCTTGTTCTCTGCAGTTTTCTATAACAACGACGACTCCTTCCTCTTGGTCATTTTCTCCTTGGTTGGCTTTTATGACATAGCTCTCCCCTGATTCTCTTCCCACCTTTGTGACCATGCCTTAGTCTTCTTTACTGGATCATAATTCATCTTCTGCCACCTATGTACAGCTGATTCTCAGGGTTCTTTCTGGGTTCTCCTCTCTAttcttccttcgttccttcctttctctctctctctctctctctctctctctctctgtttctctctgtctctctctctctctctctgtctctctctgtctctgtctctctctctctctctctctctctctctctgtctctgtctctgtctctctctctctccctccctccccccaatatctatatatccagcccctATTTCTGATCTTTCATCTCCAATTCTTTATTATCAGCTCTCTTCTGGATATCTCCTAGGCACCTGAAACTCAACatgccttccaattctaaatttattttataccccaaattgaatttatttcctttcatgctAAGCCTATCCCTTGCaaacatttctatttctcttgagGGCACTACCAGCTCTGCTGGCACCCGGGCTGCTAAcctcagagaaagaggagacaaaaaGGAAGAGGACAGAAGGGGGGAAAGGACATGAGAATgacaaaggaggagggagaaaaagaaaaggaagatggagagaaggtggaagggggaggaggtagtaaaagagggaggaaggggaaagggagaagaaagaggaggaaggagagaaagggaatgagaagggaggggacgggaaggagagaaagagaatgaagaggaggaaggggaagagaggaagggaaggagaaagaggagagaaagaatgagaggaagggaagaaggaatgaagaggaggatgaaagggaggggaagagaaagtgaaggagagaaagggaatggggaggagggggaggagaaagaggaagaggaggagaagaaggaggaaggggaggagaaaaaggcaGGGCAGGATGCGAAGGAGGCAGTGGTAGGGATGGTGCTGGTGGCAATCTTGAGAATGACTAGAGCTGGCTGCCCCAACATGAGGGAAGGAGCACGTCAGCACCTTGGTCTTCTAGGCAGCCCAGCTCCTACAGGAGCGTAAGCCAAAGCTCAGACCCTGATCCAGACAGCCGCGGCCTCCGCCCCTTCCCCTCCCCGCCTCCCTCCCGGTCTGGCCACGCGGGGAGAACGGTAGTCcggggcaggaggaggaggcggGCCCGCAGCATAAGCACCAGTGCCGCTGCGGAGGGGGCCAAGGCAGAGCCCGAGCCGGAGCTAGAGCCCGAGCGAGCGATCCCGGCGGGGGCGGGGCGCGGACTGAGCGAAGCCGCTTCCCGGGCGTGGCGGGTGAGGTGAAAAAGCGGCCGCCCCGCCGCTGGTCCACTTAGGAGCCGGTGAGCGCGTAAGAGAGCAACATGTCAGCGCCGGCGGCCAAAGTCAGCAAGAAGGACATCACCGACCACCGCGAAGCCCTCGAGACCTCGGAGAGAGAACTCCAAGAAGCAATTGAACGAATCGATGAAGTGCAGAGCGAAATAGACAGACTGAACGGGCAAGCCAGTGCGGAGATTTTGAAAGTGGAACAGAACTATAACCAGCTCCGCCAGCCTTTGTTCCAGAAGAGGTCAGAGTGGATCGCCAAAATACCGGACTTCTGGATGACCACCCTCGTCAGCCACCCGCAGTTGTCCTCGCTGCTaggagaggaagatgaggaagcCCTGCATCACTTGACCAGGCTGGAAGTGATACAATTCGAAGACGTGAAATCGGGTTAcagaatagatttttattttggtgAAAACCCTTACTTTGAAAATAAAGTGATCTCCAAAGAGTTCCACCTTGATGAAAGTGGGGATCTGGCTTCAAAGTCAACTGAAATCCATTGGAAATCTGGGAAGGACTTGACCACACACCCGAGTCAGATCCAGACTAAAGGTGGAGGAAAACGATTTCGAGAGGAGGTAGACAGCTTTTTCACTTGGTTCTCAGACCATACTGATGCTGGGGCAGACGAGTTAGGGGAGGTCATCAAAGATGATATCTGGTTAAATCCCTTACAGTACTACTTGATATCTGATATTGATAATGAagacagggaaggagaaggagatgaggaagaaggttTGGAGGAGGAGAGTGTTGGAGATGAAGATGAGagtggagaagaagaagagaatgggGAAGGTGGTGATGAGGGAGAAGATGGAGGGGAGATGACAGGAGAAAATGACTAATAGAACCTTGATGGATTTCAAAACtccttttagctttaaaaaagTCTCCAGTCCCTGGGCTCAAGTGtcagtctttttattttcatttcatgctCAATCACCTTCTTCTCTTGAGGGTTCTttcctcatattttcttttttttgggggtggggacagggaaCCTCCAGCAGAATACAGTGGGACAAGGCTCTTCACCATTGTCTCTTCCAAATTCATGTTTACCCTTCTCTGTCCCAAAACAAACTATTTACAGATCAATGGAATTTTCATATTCAtaaattcatagatttagaagctAGAAGGGACTATAGAGACCATTCTAGTCTAATTTGGTCTTATATATGGGGCAACCCATATGTAATGTGGGTGTAAAGTGTATGTAAAGTGATTGATGTtcgttgacttgcccaagaaaaCACATGAAttattacatatgaggaaacccaTATGATACCCAAGGATAGTGttcattgatttgcccaaggatacGCAGGTATTGTCAGATGCTGTACTTGAACTAGGGTGCTTTGATTCTACAGTTGGTGCCCTTTCCAGAAACACATGTGGTGCCCTTTTTTcagcttggggtgggggtgggcggTGGGAAGCAACTTCTGTGCTCACATGTGGCAGGAAGTTGGTGGGTAGTAGACTCCCCTGTAGTACTACATAAATTATAGTTTCCCATTCCCCTCTTTGTCAGATGTACTGTGCTTAGAGATTACTGTCTCTGTGTGGTTGTAGAAAGTTAGCATTTACCAACATGCATCTGTCTACTTTctcttaatggaaaaaaaaataatctttaaaaatccATGGGGTTATAGCAGGTCTACAGAGTGGAGATATTTGAGATATTTGGATGGGTAAGTAGTCATTTTAACAACATCTTTTCTCCTTTGGTGCATTTGATTTCATGTGTAATGGTATTATTGAAGTTTAGGGTAGTGGTTTATAAAATAAAGTCGCTCCTAAGGATGAACACCAACAACAAACTGGATAGAGAGAAATGTAAAGTTCTATTCTTGGGTCCAAAAACAATCAACTTGACAAGTACTTTAAGATGAGGGACTGAGGGATGTGTGGCTAGATTTTGTTTTATCAAAGGTCAATATGCAGGCAAAAGTATAACCTGGAAGCAGAAAAGACCAATGGATCTCAGGCTGCATTAAGAAAAACAAGCATAGTGTCCAGAAAAAGGCAGGTGATGAAGTGGATTTTACTCTAATTTGGCCATACCACATAGGGAATATTCTGGGCACCACCACCTTTTAAtaaggacattgacaagctggagcATGGTCTTGAAGAGGGCAACCAAGATGTTGAAGAATCATATCTTGTGCcattttgaaagaactggggtTATTTATTTAGCCTGCAAGAAGAGAGGCAggactcttcaaatatttgaagggctgtggagtgaaagaagaattagatttcAGAGAGATCTAGActtgatggaaggaaatattttattttattttatttttttattattattattattatttttattaaatttatttatttaacttttaacattcattttcacaaaattttgggttacaaattttctcccctttttatcccctccccccccaaacaccaagcattctaattgcccctatgaccaatctgctctctcttctatcatccctctctgcccttgtctccatcttctcttttgtcctgtaggggcagatagctttctatacccctttacctgtttttcttatttcctagtggcaaaaacattactcgacagttgatcctaacactttgagttccaacttctcttcctccttccctccccaccccttccctttggaaggcaagcaattcaatataggccatatctgtgtagttttgcaaatgacttccataatagttgtgttgtataggactaactatatttccctccatcctatcctgtcccccattacttctattctcttttgatcctatccctccccatgagtgtcgacctcgaattgcactctcctccccatgccctcccttctatcatcccccccaccctgcttgtccccttatcccccactttcctgtattgtgagataggttttcctaccaaaatgagtgtgcactttattcttttctttagtggaatgtgatgagagtagacttcatgtttttctctcacctcccctctttatccctccactaatgagtcttttgattgcctcttttatgagagataatttgccccattcaatctctccctttctcttcccaatatatttctctctcactgcttgatttcattttgttttaaagatatgatcccatcctattcaatttactctgtgcactctgtctctatgtatgtgagtgtgtgtgcatgtgtaatcccatccagtacccagatactgaaatgtttcaagagttacaaatattgtctttccatgtaggaatgtaaacagttcagctttagtaagtcccttatgacttcactttgctgttcaccttttcatggttctcttcattcttgtgtttgaaagtcaaattttcttttcagctctggtcttttcatcaagaatacttgaaaatcctctatttcattgaaagaccattttttcccctgaagtattatagtcagttttgctgggtaggtgattcttggttttagtcctagttcctttgacttctggaatatactgttccatgcccttcgatcccttaatgtagaggctgctagatcttgtgttatcctgattgtatttccacaatacttgaattgtttctttctagctgcctgcagtattttctccttgacctgggaactctggaatttggccacaatgttcctaggagtttctctttttggatctctttcaggcggtgttctgtggattccttgaatatttattttgccctctggttctagaatctcagggcagttttccttgataatttcatgaaagatgatgtctaggctcttcttttgatcatggctttcaggtagtcccataatttttaaattg from Notamacropus eugenii isolate mMacEug1 chromosome 1, mMacEug1.pri_v2, whole genome shotgun sequence includes these protein-coding regions:
- the LOC140519038 gene encoding protein SET-like — protein: MSAPAAKVSKKDITDHREALETSERELQEAIERIDEVQSEIDRLNGQASAEILKVEQNYNQLRQPLFQKRSEWIAKIPDFWMTTLVSHPQLSSLLGEEDEEALHHLTRLEVIQFEDVKSGYRIDFYFGENPYFENKVISKEFHLDESGDLASKSTEIHWKSGKDLTTHPSQIQTKGGGKRFREEVDSFFTWFSDHTDAGADELGEVIKDDIWLNPLQYYLISDIDNEDREGEGDEEEGLEEESVGDEDESGEEEENGEGGDEGEDGGEMTGEND